In the genome of Haliaeetus albicilla chromosome W, bHalAlb1.1, whole genome shotgun sequence, the window ccccatccccTATACCCTGTCCCCACACCatgtcccccagcccacccccctGTCCCCACGTCACATCCCTGGTCCAGTGTCCCCATGCCATGTCCCCCATCCCCCGTCAcccatccccgtgtcccccatTCCACCCCCCTGTTCCCCAGCCCCATGTCACATCCCAGTCCCacgtcccccagccccatatcccccagccccagggcacagccagtcccctctccccagccccttgtccccatccccatgtcacATCCCTGGTCcagtgtccctgtccccatgtacccccagccccacatcacATCCCAGgtcccccatcccagccccctgtccccatccccatgtctcCCAGCCCCATATCACACccctgtcgtccccccccccccaccgtaCAGCCTGGTCCCGCAGCCTCTCCCCCCGGATGAGGTACTGCCGGTGACAGTGACCGTCCTCCCGCCGCCGGGTGACAGTGACGTGGCTGAGGCCCCCCCCGCCCATGGGCACCCACCCACCACTCGAGTCGTCGCGGGTCATCACCACGGCTCGCACCCGCAGCAtgtgcctgggggggggacacggacacgggggggggggacgtcacccccagcccccccccactcGTGGGACCCCACCCAGGTCCGGCCACCGGTGGAGGGAGGAACCCAGGCATCCGGAgtggccccccccccgcgcatCCGTGACATCACCACGCGTTGCCACGGCAAACTGCGGTGTGTCGGGGATGGGAGGATATGGGGGGGAGCAGGAACCCCCCCCATGCAGGCCAGGGTGGGGGAGTGGTCCGGCCCACCGCCCTCAATGGGGCCGGGATTTTTgtgaatgggggggggggacggggaccgACACGTGACCCGGGGCTTTGTCCCCGCCATaaacaagggggggggggggggggggcacggccggACACCACCCCCCCCGGATTTATGAACGGCTCCGGACGCTCATTCACAACCACGGCGCGCGccccggggggggagggggttcATTCAGCAACCCCCCGCTCGGGGGGGGGAACAGCAAGGACCCCCTCTCCTAAAAGGGGATACACCCCCCGTGAAACGACCCACGACGGGTGtcctgccccccagccccacccccccgcggggggaaaATGGGgcgtcccccccccaaaacccccagcTTTTCCAGGTGGGAAGGGGGCCACCGCCCCGGTGGGGGGCCTTAAAACCAAATACCCCCCCCAATTTAAACCCCCCGTCCCCCCGATAACAGCGTTTCCCCCGCGGGTCCCACCCCCAAAGGCAATGCCGCGGGGGTCCCCAGGGGCCTGTGTTtcatgtgtcccccccccggccccaccgACCACGGCGGGCGAGGCTGAGCCGCGGAACCGGAGCCGGAGCTGCCGCCGGCGCCTCCGCTTGGTCCTAGTGCCCCgctgctgggtgggggggggggggggtgcggagAGCTGCCCCCCACACACCCTCCATAACacaaccccccctcccctgccggACGCCTCGGttgccccgccccccccccccccccgcagccgtTGCCAGTTGCCGCAGAAGGGCCGGGGCTGAGTTTGGGGGGCGGGAGGAAGCACCcgctgcctcagtttccccatccgagtccccccccccccagggtatGAGGGGAGGGGCATTGAGCGGTAGGGGATTGGGGGTGCAGCCCCCccgcctcagtttccccacccaAGCCTCCCCACAAAATATTGGTGGGTGTCCGGCGGGGGGGCAGCCCAACCCCCCTACGAGACACCAGaacatctccccccccccccccgcaagaCCCACCCAGAGCCCCCCCGAAATGGGCAATGCCCAGTcagagccagccccagccccctggccgcccccaagcccccccaggCAGTTagggggctggcagcagggcccCCCATGCTGGtagggcagccccctccccacggCCCCGGGGGGTatcagggggctgggggggcccccCACGACCCCAACCTGTGGTCCTGGCCAAATGTgctgccccgggggggggggggggccaggctGCTGCTAGGGGTCCCGTGGGGCTCAGGGGGAGCAAGGGGGGCCCAGTGAAGGGCTGCAGGCCCCCAGGGCAAGTGGACCGGGGGGCACGGTGGCCCCCCCCAGGGGCAGCTCAGGGGGCCCAACAGCCCCCACCCTGCCATGGCCACTGGCCCGTGCCCATGGCCACCATCAGTCACCCCATGGCTGATGCCTAGCACCCCATGGCCACTATCCAGCACCCCACAGATGCCACCCAGCACCCCGTGGCCACCCCCCCCACAGAGATGGCCCACATCCTGGAGACCCTGCACTCTGTCCACCTCCagccacccccaccaccccccccccccgcaagcCCCCCATCACATTCCCCTTCCAGGGGGACAGGCCAGTGCCCCCAAGGATCTTCTGCCCCATGGTGACCAGCTGGAGGGGGGGCCAGTcacagggacccccaccccccaagcTGCTTTTGGGGGGGCCCTGAGGGCaccagagcccccccagccccactacCCCCCCCCAAGGGAAAGCcaagggggctgggggtcttGGTGAAGCCTCCGTTGCAGGTCACCAAGCTCCCTCCCCGGCACCCAAGCTGAGCCCCCCCGGGGGGAAAAAGAGGGGGAGCTGGCacagcaggggagggggggggggagggccgcagagccccccaaaacctcagCATAGCCCCCCCCACACTGGCCCCCTTTCAAGGTGTGGGGGGGCTCCTGCCCCCACCACTGCCAgcaccaggaccccccccagctgcccaggAATGTCACTGCCTGGCAGGGATGACATCATTGCCCCGCACAGCAGGGGGACCCAAaaatggggggggtggggtgtgcaTTTCAAAAGCTCCCTCACCCACCACTGAAAGGGGGGCCAAAACCACCCTGTGGCTGGGGGAGGGAAAGTGAGGGGGGGGAGCCCCGAGGGGGGAGGTGCAGGGGGAAGCGCAggggggctccccccccccccaaccacctGGCCAAGCACCCCTAGGTGGCTACCCTAATCCTGGCCAGGTCCCTGGTCACCATCAGTGAGCTCCTGGCCTCCCCCTgtaggggaggaagaggaaaaggagccccccagcaccctccttggggggggggggggggggggcgcaagCCCCCCAGTGCAGCACCCACTGCTAGAAGAAGCCATTGCTTTATTGAAGGCGGCACCGTCCCGGGGGGCACACAGCTACTGCCCCCCCGACTCTAcccaaaaaaggggggggtaGGAGGGGCTCCCCATGAGCCCCCCCCCACAGGGACACGTCCACTCCAAACACCcctttaaatacttaaaaaaaaaaccaaaacaaccaaaaaacaccacaaacccccaccccaaactgCAGAGAAAGGGGTCGTGATAAAATAAAGGGGAGGGACACCCCAAAAGGGCAGGGGGGACACTCCCCCCCCTTTAAACAATCATTTCTAGTTGTCGTGCGTATTCGATGACCTGCTTGGCCAGTTCGGTGGAGGGGATGGTGGCATCCTCCGGCTTCTGCTGCCGGCTGCTGAAGCTGTAGTAGTTGTTGGGACCCAACACCCAACCGCGCTGGAAAAAGTTAGAGGAGGGGGCATTTAGGGGCACCCCCAGGTTttcgggaccccccccccccgggggagAGAACCCCTAAGGTACCTTCTTGGCATAGTCGGTCATTTTCTTGGTGGTGGTGAAGAAGAGGATGCGGGTAGCTTCGTTAAAAAGGATTTTCTCATAGGCTTTCTCGATGCAGCCAGCGATCTCATCCCTAGTTTTGAGGTGGAGGGGGGGCATacagttggggggggggggagcacagGGGGGTGCTCAGGGGCACaataagggggggggaggggggctcaCCGGATGGTATCCAGCAGGATATCAATGAAGAAGGTGTAGCTTTCTGCTGGGATGTTGCCTTTCGCCAGGAAGACTTTGTTGTAGCTGCCCTCCATCAAATACTATGAGAAAGGAGGTCGCACCCCGAGGACCCCTAAaaaactcccccccccaaaaaaaaccccaaaacaaaccaaccccaccccccctcccccgggcaTACCTGCTCGAGGGAGATGGGGTGTTTGATGTAGACATTGCTCTGGATCTCCTTGGCTGGCAGCCGCTCCAGCTCGGTGTGAAACTCAGCCACCCGGTTCTGGGACAGCAAGAAGAGCAGGTTCAACCCCAGCAGCTGGTGCTTGTAGGCTGACTCTGGCAGCTCCTCCCTTGGAGGGGGGGgcaaggagagagaggaaaaaaaaaaaaaaaaaaaaaaaagggctgttAGCAGCTGGgaaataagggggggggggtgtccccaaaccccccccccccacttacTTATAGTCGAAATAGTAGCATTTGAGCTGGGCCATGTAGCGCTCGAAGGAGGGGATGTCCTTCTTCAGGATGCTCCACTGGGCGCCGATCTCCAGGATATCTcctgggggagggaaaaaaaaaaaaatgggggggcGGGGGTTAAGGGAAGACCCCAGGGGGGTCACTAGTGAGGTTCCTCCCCCGAGGTGACACTCACTGGCCAGGATGAGCTGTTGCTTGGTCAGTTTTGTGCCGGTGGTGGGCAGAAAGTTGAGCTCCAGCAGGGCCAGCTGAGcaggggggacacagggacagggacagggacacgCACGCGCGCGTGCACACACACTGTCagaccccgggggggggggcacaggcagAGCCTCACGCTCACCCCTGACTCACGGCAATGGCTGATGAGGTTAATTAGTATTTACAGGCATCTGCGGGAAGGGGGTGCCACGCCCCCCcgactcacacacacacacacaccccgtGTTAATTAAAGCTTCCTGGTGACGAggctccccagggctcagcccGGCCCCTCCCCCACCCGCTCAGGGTACTCCCCCattcccagcccccccccctcagtGCACAGCCTAGGTCCCCTCAGACCCAGAGCCCCCCCCTCAGCCCGAggccccccccccattcccagggcaatgcccctccagcctcagtgTCGTGTGTTGTCCCCCCCCATCAGCCCCAGGGCCCCCTCCTTATTCCTAGagccccccctcagccccagccccccccattCCTAGAGCCCCCCATTATTCCCAgcccccccctcagccccagaACCCCCCCATT includes:
- the PSMD8 gene encoding 26S proteasome non-ATPase regulatory subunit 8, whose product is MAMAAAGLVVNGAEGLKAAAGMYEQLKGEWSRKSPNLSKCGEALGRLKLALLELNFLPTTGTKLTKQQLILARDILEIGAQWSILKKDIPSFERYMAQLKCYYFDYKEELPESAYKHQLLGLNLLFLLSQNRVAEFHTELERLPAKEIQSNVYIKHPISLEQYLMEGSYNKVFLAKGNIPAESYTFFIDILLDTIRDEIAGCIEKAYEKILFNEATRILFFTTTKKMTDYAKKRGWVLGPNNYYSFSSRQQKPEDATIPSTELAKQVIEYARQLEMIV